The nucleotide sequence GCCTTACGAGCATTAACCTCGGGCAGAGATTTAATTTTTATAAGAACAATACGCTCACATTGAATTTTAATCTGACTTCGGGTATCAAAATTCCTCAGTTCGACAGTGGCGGAAATGTTACCGGAACCAAGTCGGAGATCAACAGCCTGTTTTCTGCCCGCTACGATTTTGTTTTTTAATATGTAATAGCGCTATATATAACAAGGCCTAATCCGAATGACTCGGGTTAGGTCTTGTTTTTTATTCCGACCAAGTAAATCACATCTATTACCCACCATCAAACCCATGAGGTTACTATGGCCAACGGAACATTTTTTAAAAACCTGATGGAAAATAAATGGGCGTTTATTTGTCTCATTTTTTCCTTGCTTGTTTTCGTACCCAATTTGCTCTTAAAATTGTTACCGGATATGAGCGATTCTCTGGTATTATTTTATTTGCTGAATATCGGTTTAACCGCGCTGTCTATTTTTGCGATGCTGCTTGGCATTTATTTTTCAGGATTCAAGAATAAAACACTGTCCGGCGTTTTCATCACGTTATTGGCAGTCTGGTTCGGCAGTTTTCTCGTAAATGTGAAGGCTATTGAAAGTATTGAATTAAAAACCTTGGACGCCCGTTTCGGTTTTCGTTATCAATATGTTGATAACGAGAGAAGGATTACATCCGACGATTCACCGATCGTTATAATTGCTATTGACGATCAGTCTGGAAATTCAGTTCAGGAACGTTATCCTTGGCCGCGTTCCTACTACGCGCATTTCATTCGGAATATGAAGAAGGCTGGCGCGAAGGTGGTTGGTATAGACGTTGTTTTCGATGCGCCGGATTATAACGGCACGGAAAAAGACGATGACTTGGCTCAGGCAATTGCGGAATGCCAAAATGTTGTTTTGGCAGGCAAAGTGGTCAAGGCGGACGTAGGTGGAGGACAAGGGCAAAGTGAAATGGTAGTGACGCCCTTGGAAAAATTTATTAACAAGGGCGGTAAATGGGGTTTTGTAGGCGTCACAAATGACATTGACGGTTTTTGGCGTCAATACCTCATGGAAGATCAAATCGGATCGGATGAATATGCTCAAAAGTACTATTCATTTGCCATCGAAGTGTTGAAGAAATACTATGATATTCCTGATTCGGTAGAAATTGAAAATGCGGAAAATTATTTTAAGTTCGGCGATAAAATCATTAAGAAATATAAGCAGTATTCATTCCTTATCAATTTTCAGGGTCCTTTGCGCACTTTTCCATACAAGTCTTTTGATAATACGGTAGACGATGAGGAGTTTGATCTTAAACCTGAGTATGATCTTGATTCTTTTGACGGGCTTATTGATGAAAACGGCGAGCCCATCGGGCTGCTCCAGCAGGGTTTCTTCAAGGACAAGATCGTTCTTCTGGGCGCGACGATGGAGGAACTTCACGACGTTTTCCCCGTTCCGATAAGTGAAACGCGTAACGCCGAGGGTCAAAAACTTGAAACCCTTATGCCCGGGGTTGAGATCCACGCGAATGCGATCAATACGATCTTAACGGACGATTACATTACGGCCCAGCCGGATTGGATACGGGTTCTTATCGTCACTTTAGCCTCGTTTTTGGTATTTCTTCTCGTGTCCAAATTGCAGAAACCGCTATTGGCATTTCCGGTGTTTTTATTAATCATGCTCGCCGTAACCGTGGCCGCATTTTATTTGTTTGCATTTCATCACCTGCACATGCAAATGGTCACGCCCATGCTAGCCATAGGATTCACTTATGTCGGTAACGTCTTGTTCCAATACCTCGGTGAAAGAAAAGAAAAGGCTACCATTCGTAATGCGTTTGGCCGTTACCTGCCTGAAAAAGTCGTGTCGCAGTTAATCGATAATCCCGGCCTTTTGAAGCTGGGCGGTGAAGTTCGTTTCCTAAGCATTCTGTTTTCCGATGTGGCCGGTTTCACCACGATCAGTGAAAAATTAACGCCTACCGAATTGGTTCATTTACTCAACGAATATTTGACGGCCATGACCGACATCATTATGAAATACGATGGCATTATTGATAAGTATGAAGGCGATGCGATTATGGCGGAATTCGGCGCGCCATTGCAGGACGACCTCCATGCCCAAAAAGCTTGCTATGCGGCGATCGAGATGCAGGAGAAACTCGTCGAAATGCGCGTGAAATGGAAAAAAGAGGGACGTCCGGAAATGAGAGCCCGCGCGGGTATCAATAGCGGACAGGTCGTTTTGGGGAACATGGGATCTGAAAGCGTCTTTGACTACACCGTTATGGGTGACAACGTGAATTTAGCCTCGCGGCTTGAGGGTGCCAATAAAGAATACGGCTCCTATATCATGATCAGCGAATGGACGCAGGAACTGGTGAAGGACGATATTATCACTCGTGAACTGGATCTTATTCGGGTTAAGGGAAAAGAAAAAGGCGTCAAAGTATTTGAAGTTATTGCGCGAACGTCCGTTGGCATTACGGCAACAAAGAAAAAATCATTGGAAAATTACAACCAGGGCATTGCCGCTTACCGTCAGCAGCGCTGGGATGAAGCGATCGTTTATTTCAAGTCTGCGCTGAACAGCGTTCCCGATGACGAGACTTCGCAGGTGTACATCGAACGATGCGAAGAATTTAAGAAAAATCCACCGCCGGAAAATTGGGACGGCGTATTTACCATGACTACGAAATAACAACCATATAACCTATTGTGAACTAAGAATTAATTTGACTTTTTTTGATTTTTGCGGTAGATTTGCACGCCTCTTGTAGAATGTTATTTATTTATCAAACTTTCGGGAGAACCTATGGCAATAAAAGTTGGAATAAACGGATTCGGCAGAATCGGACGGCTTGTATTTAATGCAATGGTAGATAAAGGACTTTTGGGCAAGGAAATTGATATAGTAGCTGTTGTGGATGTGAGTACGGATGCCAAATACTTTGCGTATCAATTGAAATACGACTCCGTTCATGGCAAATTTGCGGGAAAACTTGCGACGGAAAAAAGTAAATCTGATTTGGAAACCGATGATGTGATCGTCGTAAACGGACACAAAGTAAAATGCATTATGGCAACGAAAGATCCTGCTCAATTACCCTGGAAGGAACTTGGAGTAGACTTTGTGATCGAATCGACAGGATTATTTACCGATGCTGAAAAAGCAAAAGGCCACTTAGCAGCCGGTGCCAAGAAAGTACTCTTATCTGCGCCGGGCAAAGGCGACGTCAAAACAATTGTTATGGGAGTGAATGATCAGGAGTATGATTCAACAAAGCATCACATTGTTTCAAACGCTTCATGTACTACCAATTGCCTCGTTCCTGTTGTCCATGTTCTGATCAAGGAAGGTATAGGAATTGAAACCGGGCTA is from bacterium and encodes:
- a CDS encoding CHASE2 domain-containing protein; its protein translation is MANGTFFKNLMENKWAFICLIFSLLVFVPNLLLKLLPDMSDSLVLFYLLNIGLTALSIFAMLLGIYFSGFKNKTLSGVFITLLAVWFGSFLVNVKAIESIELKTLDARFGFRYQYVDNERRITSDDSPIVIIAIDDQSGNSVQERYPWPRSYYAHFIRNMKKAGAKVVGIDVVFDAPDYNGTEKDDDLAQAIAECQNVVLAGKVVKADVGGGQGQSEMVVTPLEKFINKGGKWGFVGVTNDIDGFWRQYLMEDQIGSDEYAQKYYSFAIEVLKKYYDIPDSVEIENAENYFKFGDKIIKKYKQYSFLINFQGPLRTFPYKSFDNTVDDEEFDLKPEYDLDSFDGLIDENGEPIGLLQQGFFKDKIVLLGATMEELHDVFPVPISETRNAEGQKLETLMPGVEIHANAINTILTDDYITAQPDWIRVLIVTLASFLVFLLVSKLQKPLLAFPVFLLIMLAVTVAAFYLFAFHHLHMQMVTPMLAIGFTYVGNVLFQYLGERKEKATIRNAFGRYLPEKVVSQLIDNPGLLKLGGEVRFLSILFSDVAGFTTISEKLTPTELVHLLNEYLTAMTDIIMKYDGIIDKYEGDAIMAEFGAPLQDDLHAQKACYAAIEMQEKLVEMRVKWKKEGRPEMRARAGINSGQVVLGNMGSESVFDYTVMGDNVNLASRLEGANKEYGSYIMISEWTQELVKDDIITRELDLIRVKGKEKGVKVFEVIARTSVGITATKKKSLENYNQGIAAYRQQRWDEAIVYFKSALNSVPDDETSQVYIERCEEFKKNPPPENWDGVFTMTTK
- the gap gene encoding type I glyceraldehyde-3-phosphate dehydrogenase, with protein sequence MAIKVGINGFGRIGRLVFNAMVDKGLLGKEIDIVAVVDVSTDAKYFAYQLKYDSVHGKFAGKLATEKSKSDLETDDVIVVNGHKVKCIMATKDPAQLPWKELGVDFVIESTGLFTDAEKAKGHLAAGAKKVLLSAPGKGDVKTIVMGVNDQEYDSTKHHIVSNASCTTNCLVPVVHVLIKEGIGIETGLMTTIHSYTATQKTVDGPSKKDWRGGRAAAINIIPSSTGAAKAAGEVIPAVKGKLTGMSFRVPTPNVSVVDLTFRATRDTSIEEIDGLMKKASESYLKGILGYCNEEVVSTDFIHDERSSIYDSLATVQNNLKGEKRFFKIVSWYDNEWGYSLRVVDLLLKIAR